The Pandoraea apista genomic interval ACGCGCTCCACTTGTTCTGGCCGGTTTCCCCTGCCTTGTTGCCGAAGGCATACGACACGCTACCCGACAGGCCCTTGAATTTCGGCGTGGTGTACATCACGGCATTGCTCCAGCCGGAGTCGCCCACAATGCCCTGACCGGCCTGGCCAATGAACGTGTGGAACACCATCGGGCTGAAGGTGTACGAATCGACGAACGGGTTGAACAGAATCGTCGAGACGAAGTACGACGTGGTGAGACGACCGATCGTGACCGTACCGGCGGTGTCCGACGACAAGCCGACGTAGGCGTTACGCGAGAACATCGAGTCGCCCTGGAAGCGGCCGTACTGGCCGTTCTGCGGACGGAAGAAGTCTTCGAGCACGAACACGGCCTTCAGGCCGCCGCCAAGATCTTCGTTACCCTTCATGCCCCAGTACGACGTGGACATACCGCCACCGCCCTGCGTCCAGGCACGATCGCCGCCCGGGTTCTTGACCGCGCCCACCCAGGCGTCGACCTGACCGTACAGCGTGACGTTCGACTGCGCGAATGCCGGTGCGCTCATGCACGCGCCCAAAACGATTGCCCCGCCAATGCCCTTGGCCATGCTCCGCTTCATTGACTTCTCCTTGGTTTATGTATTTTGTGTGCCTGTTCCCGCCTTGCGCGGGCCCTGCTGGCGCCGGATGAAGCAGCGCCTCCCTGATAAACGGCCGTGATTCTCGCACAGCCCCGCCATGCGCAGAAAGGCCGGAACCGTACGAAAAAAGCACCACACAACGTGGCTGGGAAATGGTGGGGAGACAAAAATCGGCCGACCACCCGCGCCGCTATTAATCCCGGTATAACGAGATCGATATATCCCTTATATCAGCGGGTTAGCAAACACTCACATTCGCCATAATGTGCGGAATGAATAGGCGGGGGATAAGCGCGACCGGTAGACGCCATTGGGCGATATCAGCCGCATCCGATGTTGCACATGTGCAACATTCGGTGCATCGGGGAGCATGGGAGGAAAAAATGCGGCGCCAGGGCGGACAAATTGTCCGGGCACGTGATGTCGGGTACGGGAGACACCTCAGCGGGCGGGATGCCCGCCCGTTTGCGTTGACCGGCATCAGCACGCCATGTCGGCGGCTGATGCATGGTCGTCAGCGATTGCGACGGTTGCCCTCGCCACCCCGCGAGCCGCGCGGCGCGCCTTGCGGCGTGTACTGACGCTCTCGCGGTTCGGCCGGTGCCGCCCAGTTCGGATAGGCCGACTGGCCACGGCCGCGATCGGCATTGAAACGGCTGATGTCTTCGCGAAGCGACGCCTTGTTCACGTCCAGCACGTCGCGCCCACGGCCGCCGTCAGCCCAGGCAGGGTAGGCACACACAAGCAGCAACAGGAAACAGTAACGAAGTCGGGCACGCATTTGGGTTCAGCCACGGCACCCGGCCCTGAGTGGGGCCGGTTGGCACGGGACGCATGGGCACTTGCGGGTTGCACGCGCGCCATACGCCTCAAGAATGACTGTACCGGGTCAGCCGAACGAGCGTCGACCGAAAAAGTGTTAATGCCTGACGTGGTCTGCAACCGTTTGTAACTGCCGCCACAGGCTCATGCGAGACACGCTGCAACATCATATCCGTCTGGGCTTGGCGAGGCGTTGACGCCGACTGACCGGCGCCGCTTGCGCTGTCAATGTCGGCGAACGCAACACTCGCCTTACTTCTCGACTTGTTTCTCGACAGACAGCGAAATCTCGCGCAACCGCTCGCCGCGCGGTGTAACCAGATCCTGCGCCGTGACGGTGAAGTTGACCGGACGCGCGTACTTCTTGCTCGCGCTCTGCCATTCGGCGGGCAGGCCGGCCGGGTTCGTCGTCGTGGTGCGCAGCGTGGTCACGCCACGGGTGCAACGCGACACCTGCGTGGCGAAAGACTGCGCCTGATTACGCAGATCCATCGGCGTGATCTTCTGGTAATCCCAGATGCACTCGTAGGTCGGCGCGAGGCCCGTAGCCCGGAACACCTTGCAGTCACCGCCCGGCACCGAATAGGTAGCCTGATAGCTTTCGCCTCGCTCGTTCTTGGCCGCGAGCGGGCCGGTAATATCTTCAAAACCGTTCTGCGCGCTCTTGGCCAGCAGGAGGATGCCCTCACACTGGTCGGCGGCGAAGGCCGACTGCGCTGCGCAAAGGCAAGCCAGCAAGGCCCATCGTTGTAGTGAATTCGTTGCCATCGTTGGAATGTTTTGACTAAGTGCGGTGGCGTGCATCGTGGTTGCCGTGCAGGGCTGTTACCCCCTGCGATATCCGCCATGAATGGTGCCATTAGAACGCAAAGTCGGCACTGACGAAACCATGGTCACAGGGGAAATCGTGCGCCAATTCGAGTGCTTGAACGCCCGATAGTTCTCGCGCGACGTACGCTCATCCAAAAGGCCGATTCACGAGAGCTTCGGGCGACCTATACTGAAGTCGCAGTGAAACTGCATGGGCACGGCCGGGAACCGATGGTGGTTCAGTGCATGACGGCAATACCCCCAGGCGCCAAGTCTGCTTGGCCCTTACCATGCCGCGCCGGTACACGCGGCTGGCGATGCCCCGATGGGGCCTCAACCGGCGGCAAAGTCCGCCGGTTTCCATTTGTCCCTCTCATCGAGACAGACCTGCCCCGCCTACGCCGGATTCGCTCGACACCTCATGCCGACGGATTAAGCGAAAGTGCTGATTTCGCACGCGGCATCGCTCTGCAACTATCAAGACACAAGATCAATATTTGCCGGGCACTCACTTTCGGGAAGTCAACGGAGTGTTTGTGGATACGTGTACGTTGTCAGCAGTGCATTGCTCGCAATGCGCTCGCGTTGTTATGCGTCATGCAGGGTGAACCATGGGACACCCTACCCCTCCCGGCGGTCTTCGTCCCGAGCGTTCCGGCAACGGCAAGACACACGATGCGACGCGTCTCATGCGGCACGTTCGCGGACACGGCGGCACGCTCGCGCACGTGCTCGGCGCCGTGGGCAAGTTCCGCTTTCGCCACGGCCACTGGCCCCAGCAGTTATATCTCTATCCCGAAACGCTCGCCGCGCTCGTACAGGAGCTCACGCCGCTGGGCTTCTACGGGTTTCAGCAACGGCTCGACCTCGTTGCCGATCTCGAGCGCGATCTGTTCTGTGTCGACAACAGCGGCAATGTGTCGATCTACCGCATTCAGGCGGCGTCCGATCCCGCAAGCATCGAGGCGGCAGCGGTCTGGCTGGGCCTGTTATCGATAGGCGGAGAGAAGTCATGATGAACCGACTCGCGATCGTTCTGGATGGTCTGATGCTGCTTTACCTTGCCGCAGCAACCGTGGTCGGCGTGCAATCGAGCGCGGCCGACGGCCATGAGTTGCTCGCCAGTGTGCTCGGCGTGTTGGTCGCGCTATGCGTGCTGGCGCTGCTGGCTGCCCCGTTCTATGTCTCGTTCGTGGTGCTGGTCACGCAATCCGAGCGGCACCTTCGGCTCGCGTCGTGGCTGCACCGGGCGATGCTCACCCTCATGATCGGGCTGACGCTCATTTCGATGCTCGCACGCGACACCATCGAGGTGTCGGCGCCCCTCTTCGTGCTGGTCGCCGTGGTGTGTGTCGTCAATCTTGTCGCGCTCTCACGACGGCGCGTGCACTTCGAAGCGTTTCATCTGTTCGAGCATTGATGAACGGCCCGGCCACGCGCCGATTTGCGAGCGTTGCACGGGCGATGCTAGACTTCGCGGCATGAATCGCTGGCGAAAGCTTCTCGTGTTGTGGCTGTTGTGCGTCACCATGCCGTTGCAGGCCATGGCCGCACTGCGTGCGCATTGCGCGCCGGAAACGCCGGGACAAATCGTGATCGCCACGACCGCCGCGACTGACGCCAGCGTCATGCATCACACAACGATGATCGGCGGACAAGACGATGCCGCGCCGGGCATGCACCGCCATGACGGCGCCTCCACGCGCGACGCGACGCCGTTGCCGGTGGCGCATCAAGACACGTCGATGAACCCCGCCGCATCGGATACCTCGCACAGTCATCACGCCAGTTGTTCAGCGTGCGCCGCGTGCGTTGTCTGCACGGCACTCCCGCCAAGCGTCGTCATTCGTATGCCTGACGCCCAGCCGTCCACCGCTATTCCCTTCTTGCGCACGTCAGT includes:
- a CDS encoding porin; its protein translation is MKRSMAKGIGGAIVLGACMSAPAFAQSNVTLYGQVDAWVGAVKNPGGDRAWTQGGGGMSTSYWGMKGNEDLGGGLKAVFVLEDFFRPQNGQYGRFQGDSMFSRNAYVGLSSDTAGTVTIGRLTTSYFVSTILFNPFVDSYTFSPMVFHTFIGQAGQGIVGDSGWSNAVMYTTPKFKGLSGSVSYAFGNKAGETGQNKWSASALYFNGPFAATLAYQQVKFDSQPDDLAGMAGFRSQQAVQLGATYDLQVVKLFGQYQYIRNNITGGGVSENGGQLGVSVPLGGGSVLASYAYTKSSGTSNVNRKTWALGYDYNLSKRTDIYAAYMNDKVSSMSGGDTFGGGVRMKF